The window TCATTATCTTCGTTTTTGCACAAACAGTtttatataagaataaaaaaaatagtatcatgattcatgagtatcatgaagatataaatataatatattacattcaaaaataaatacagccaaaatacatatatgaatttttatttatattgggACCCCCTTTTGTTgtagttcctttttttttttttaaaaaaagtatcatATCACATATATCACTCTACTCCGCATGCGGAGTAGATAACAATTACAATGATTAAGTTACATCGAAAGAATTTCAATCTTCCCACctagttgattttttttctctacATTTATACCACAAAAAACCTATCGACTTAATATCGAAGAACACCCTATCAATATTCAATAGTAATCGTTGCATTGTCAAAGACCTTCTCGTTCCTTGCCTTCCAAAGGCACCAACGCGTTACGAACACGATACACTTGAAAACCTTCCTCGACTTCTTATCAAGATTAACTTTGCTAGACAACTCGATAATATCCTTGACTGAAGAAACAAATATCGAATCCACCTTACACCACATACTAATGTGATCCCAAATGGATGCAGCAACATGGCAGTGGCACAATATGTGTTCAATGGTTTCGTCCCATGAGTTGCATAATCCACACAACGTAGAGCCAAAATTACAATTAGGTACCTGGAGAGCTTTATAAGTAGGTATCCTATTAAGAGAAGTCCGCCACATAAATATATTACACTCTTTTGGCACCCCTTTTGCCCATTTAAACACGAATCTCCCATTAACGCTCGTCTTGCTTCTAACAAAATCTTTTGCACTTTTCACCGAGAATCTCTCATTGGAATCGCTAAGCCAAACGCATTTATCAGTATCATCAGATAGTCGAACAACATCCACCAAATTACGAAAACTAATCCATTCATTTATCATATCGCCATTCAAAGGCATCGAGTACCACCCTGGCAGCCAACAAACATCTTAGTATTCTGACAAAATCTATCACTCACCTTGCAcgtactttttatttttttccatcttgaatATAGAAGGAAATAAATCTTTCAAACAAACATCACTGATCCAATTATCAAGCCAAAAACGAATATTGTCTCCGTTGCCACAAACTCCTTTGAATAAATTTGGTAACCTTCTTTCCTCCACCTTGAACTTATCCACCACCCCGACAATTGTTTTCCGAACCCCCGATAGAGAGGCTTTAactggaacagaattccagctTCTATTAGAAACATGAAGCGCATCTATAACCTTCCTCCAAAGAGCATCGGGTTCATTTTTGTATCTCCAAAACCACTTCGAGAGCATTGCTATATTCGAGTCCTTTAATTTACAAATACCCAATAAACCCCCCTCTTTAATCGGTATAGTAACCCTCTCCCACGATACCCAATGAATCTTTTTATTCTCGGTCGACCCGCTTCATTAAAATTTTCTAATAATTGCTTCCAAACCATTAATGACCATATCGGGAActttaaacaagaaaaactaGTAAGACTATATGGTGTGAGGCGTTGAAGCCCACCGTTCTCGGCCCAAACGAGGTAGAGGACGCGGTCCACATCGGCCCGCAAGGGCGTTTCGCAAGCCAACAATGCCCAAACCGAACGGGCAAAATTGTTCGACCAAAAAGCTTCTTTTTCCCTTCCCCAAAAAAAAAGACCCGTTACCACctcttttttctaaaaaaaaaaaaaattttatttttttaaaaaagaattttaacTCTATTTAAACTCCACCTTTTCTCCACAACTCTTTACACTTTCTTCTCTTCTCATTCTTTATTCTATACTATcttatcatatttttaaaaaaaaacacatgtatcccaacaacttcaactatGGATTTCCAAGATCAAATACCCAAACTCCACCCGATGTTAACGATCCAAACGTCTTGAATAGTCCCGGGGTTATAAGGTATATGGCTCAAATGCAACAAATGCCGATGCCGATGCCGATGCAACCGATGCCCGACATGTTCGGTTTGGGGCAAAGTCAACCCGTTTCACAATTTTATAATAGTCCACAACAAATGTTTGGTAcacttttatttacttatattttttttttgacacttttatatacttatataattttttgtacacttttatatacttatataattttttgtacacttttatatacttatatattttttacactttcttttagAACGACAAAGGATGGTCGAGACTCCATCACCCACACCACACTCGCCGGATATTGAAATAATACAAAAGACCCAAGTACAAGAAGAGCAAATCGGtccatcacaaaaaaaaaaaaatgaaatcacAAAAAGAAAGGACCCGACGAACCGAGGGCGAAAGCGGTGCCCATCCCTTGGACACTAGATGAAGAATTTAGCTTTGCTAAAGCGTGGCTCGACGTGACGGAGGACCCGAAGTTTGGTACTTTTCTATATACTATTTTGGtttctttaattatttttttgttaatatttgattttggtttttttaaaaaaaaaaaaaatgttttcggttttaaaaatacaaataaaaaagttttcgtttttaaaaaaaaaaaaatgttactgtctttttttttaaaaaataggtttcggtttttttttttttaaaaatgtttctgtttgttttttttttttaaaactttctgtttttttatttttttttgttaaatgtttctgttattttttttttcttttcaaacttgtattagttttttttttaaaaaaaaggcttcgacttctttttttttttttaaatgtttcgttttttttcttttttaacataatttcgtttttttttttttgtgaattgTAGCGAACTATCAAAAAGAGAAGATATATTGGCGCAAAATTACCAAGAAGTTTCGCACTCTTGAAAATAAAGGAGATGACTACCGTGACCAAAACTCGCTCGGTTCGAAATGGCGAAAGATAAAGTCTCAAGTTGCCGTCTTCAACCAAATCTACACTCGTCACAAAGATAAAAACAACCATCAAAGTGGTGGTACGATGCTCAAATTTTGGAAAAAGTTTTGGCCAAGTATCAAGGAGCAATGCTCAAACCGTTCCCGTACATGGCTATTTGGGAACTTGTTAAGAAAAGTTCAAGGTTCCATATTATTGCCCAGTTTGATGGAAAGGCTACACACGGTGAACCAACCGCCAAAAGGTCCAAAACTTCCTCATCCATTGATCCACAAAGCGAAGGGTCAAGCATTAGGATGAACATTGATTTAAACGATGATGAGGAAGTTGAAGGTCGGTATATTCGACCCATAGGCCGAGACGCGGCCAAAAGGGCTTCCGCATCGGGGTCGGCTTCGGGTTCGGGTTTGGTTCGGCGTATTGACTACACGGAAGTTTTTGAGAAAGTTACACAAGAATTGCATGGCTTAATGGAATCAAGCAATAAACGTGCGGAGTTAAGTGAAAGAAAATTGTtacttaaagaaaaaaaaaagggaaaaggGAGGAGTTGAAGATGATGGCGAAAAATTATAGCTATCTTGACGACGAAGAACGTAGTATCATGGAGGAGATGAAAAAGGAAATTCGGGGAAAGTATTACGGCGGTAACTAgtagttttttaaaattgtcaaagtttatgtcttttttttatgttcttctttagtttaattttgtGTTCTAAGTTTATGTTATTTAGTTGTTTATGTAATGGATTTTAtggaattttatttactttatctTATTTAAAAAGTGTAGTAATAACCATATAATTTAAACTATAGTAAAAAGTATATAATgttagtatataaataaaaatatgtaaataaaagtctataaaaaaaaaaaaaaagatttggtCAAAGACACATGGCAAGAGATGTCCCTTTGTGTTGGAATGCCTCATACCATCATTTTTGGTGGAATGTCATCATGTCTAGTTGGCGCCACATGTCAAAAGACCCCCCTCCCCCAAAACCCCTCATACCACTTAGTCTAAATGGGTAAACTTTCCAATACGGATTTAAAACCTTGCCCACAATTGAGATACAATTCGCCTTCCATCTAGCTAACCGAGCTTCAAAAACATCGAATAAAAAATTCCAGTTTGAAACTCGATTCATATTGCCACCAATACAACCAAGCAGATTAAAAGGCAAAGAACCTTCCTTACAATGAAGCCCATCAGCcattcttttaatttctttctGACTTCTAATGTATGGTTTTTTCAAGTAAAAGCATACACTACGTTTACGAATCCAACATAATTAATACGTTTACACACAAAACAATGTGGGTGTTTCTTTTGTTACCTAactacatttaagtcataaagaTTCGTCATATCTAAATAATCTAAACAAGGAAAACATCATACGTTTTAGCTTAATACCTAAGAAAGCACGTCTATAGGTTAGTTTCGATTTACCTCGGGGTTCTGGAATATAGTTTACCGCATTTTGAAGCTACATCAAATAGACATAACTTTCTAGGTTTTtggcccgtgcgttgcacgagctagatttctaacaaaataactcaataaaaattcaaattaaaaaaaaaaccgtgagtgaaaaacatatataatttttgtgcaGTTTTTGTAACCTCAAACATATAACCTATGACAATTCATCCATAATCTAATAATTCGTGTATGGTTGTTATATCTATCAAATTAAGGAACCAGATTCATCTACATATCATATGGTTACAACAATATTTACATTCGCAAGTAAAACATACCTTATCATGCATATATCGAAAAATGTATCATGTATTTATGATGCTTTAATTAATGACATCTTAATTATAGATAGAACATATAATTGGGTTACATTCCCCTTGATTTATAagaatagaaaaaataatttgcATATTGATCTCTCGATCTCTCTCTCTCAACTACTCCCTCTCTATTTATCTCTTAGAGTTGCTCTAGATATGAGATCTGAGAGAGATCCAATTTTAAGATCGAGAGTTTTCCTCTTCTGCTTAT is drawn from Erigeron canadensis isolate Cc75 chromosome 9, C_canadensis_v1, whole genome shotgun sequence and contains these coding sequences:
- the LOC122583146 gene encoding uncharacterized protein LOC122583146 — protein: MLSKWFWRYKNEPDALWRKVIDALHVSNRSWNSVPVKASLSGVRKTIVGVVDKFKVEERRLPNLFKGVCGNGDNIRFWLDNWISDVCLKDLFPSIFKMEKNKKYVQGWYSMPLNGDMINEWISFRNLVDVVRLSDDTDKCVWLSDSNERFSVKSAKDFVRSKTSVNGRFVFKWAKGVPKECNIFMWRTSLNRIPTYKALQVPNCNFGSTLCGLCNSWDETIEHILCHCHVAASIWDHISMWCKVDSIFVSSVKDIIELSSKVNLDKKSRKVFKCIVFVTRWCLWKARNEKVFDNATITIEY